One genomic window of Chrysiogenes arsenatis DSM 11915 includes the following:
- a CDS encoding methyl-accepting chemotaxis protein: protein MKKLAILFGKDAGDTRSLGQILPFALSILCGVIFYPLSGYFYHDNFFLALVCFGIACAGMLGGIMVLWISRVDYPMACLNQQVRPIVDNGDLCKPWAPAPSSYWALPWRSLELMYGKLREVIGQINDHSVITAIASARLSKSAEESVSANEDTAQESLAVARAAEELSQTVQDITRSIANLQRNTEEADNYSKNAVGHSKTVVGAMAGIAKSVDESVKTLNELSQSAAKIGDVIVTINEIAEQTNLLALNAAIEAARAGEHGRGFAVVADEVRKLAEKTTQATSGISENLRLIREGSLQAAKSTANSQHAVVSSQESVNEINSIIQNMGNLNSSISESTLSISSAVEEQSATVRDIYKRLDVISHKSESLRDLSMDFAEQTRMLTISNEELLAMTSSFDTPDFSSGVRRKVREVSHDATALMEEYLNSGKLSQSQLFSTEYRKMPNVNPAKHIAPFTELLEQGFASIQRELFDEATMAYLIIINRDGLNIVHNDKYNKPLTGNPDVDIVNNRSRRIFFTTDMEKQSARNDKGILQQTYIRDTGEVLTDVSFPIFVNGKHWGVARGGFGVNALKQMRPDLDQKLLDKLGGTTGRTKPKGLQLISK, encoded by the coding sequence ATGAAAAAATTAGCCATTTTGTTTGGTAAGGATGCAGGCGACACCCGTTCCCTTGGGCAAATTCTTCCCTTTGCGCTCTCAATTCTCTGCGGAGTTATTTTTTACCCGCTTTCAGGATATTTCTATCACGACAATTTTTTCCTAGCTCTCGTCTGTTTTGGAATTGCCTGCGCTGGGATGCTTGGCGGGATTATGGTTCTGTGGATATCAAGAGTTGATTACCCAATGGCGTGCCTTAACCAGCAAGTTAGACCAATTGTAGATAATGGTGATTTATGCAAACCATGGGCTCCTGCTCCCTCCTCTTACTGGGCTCTTCCATGGCGTTCACTCGAATTGATGTATGGTAAGTTGCGCGAAGTTATCGGGCAAATCAATGATCATAGTGTTATTACGGCCATTGCTTCAGCCCGTTTATCAAAGAGTGCGGAAGAATCGGTCAGCGCGAACGAAGATACCGCTCAAGAAAGTCTCGCGGTTGCCCGCGCTGCAGAAGAGTTAAGTCAGACAGTACAGGATATCACTCGTAGTATAGCCAATCTTCAGCGCAATACCGAAGAAGCTGATAATTATTCAAAAAATGCTGTTGGTCATTCGAAAACAGTGGTAGGTGCAATGGCTGGAATTGCGAAGTCGGTCGATGAATCGGTGAAAACTCTTAACGAACTGAGTCAATCTGCTGCGAAGATTGGCGATGTTATCGTCACTATCAATGAAATTGCAGAGCAAACCAACTTACTGGCGCTCAATGCTGCTATTGAAGCCGCACGTGCAGGAGAACATGGACGTGGATTTGCTGTCGTTGCCGATGAAGTTCGCAAACTAGCCGAAAAAACCACGCAAGCAACATCAGGTATCTCTGAAAATCTCCGACTTATCCGTGAAGGATCGCTTCAGGCTGCAAAATCGACAGCAAACTCGCAACATGCCGTGGTAAGCTCACAAGAGTCGGTGAACGAAATCAATTCAATTATCCAGAATATGGGCAATTTAAATAGTTCGATTTCAGAAAGTACCCTCTCAATATCTTCTGCGGTAGAAGAGCAGTCTGCTACCGTGCGGGATATTTACAAGAGACTCGATGTTATCTCGCATAAATCGGAATCGCTGCGCGATTTAAGTATGGATTTTGCTGAACAAACAAGAATGTTAACCATTTCCAATGAAGAACTTTTAGCAATGACCTCAAGCTTTGACACCCCAGATTTCTCCAGTGGAGTCAGGAGAAAAGTGCGTGAAGTATCACATGATGCGACCGCTTTAATGGAGGAGTATCTCAATTCAGGCAAGCTATCACAAAGCCAATTGTTTTCGACAGAATACCGCAAAATGCCCAATGTTAATCCCGCAAAACATATCGCCCCTTTCACGGAACTTTTAGAGCAGGGGTTTGCGTCTATCCAGCGCGAATTATTTGATGAGGCAACCATGGCATACTTGATTATCATCAACCGTGATGGCCTCAATATTGTGCACAATGACAAGTACAATAAGCCGCTGACTGGTAATCCAGATGTTGATATCGTGAATAACCGCTCACGGAGAATTTTCTTCACGACCGATATGGAAAAGCAAAGTGCACGGAACGATAAAGGGATTTTACAACAAACCTATATTCGAGATACCGGCGAAGTGTTAACGGACGTTTCGTTCCCGATTTTCGTGAACGGAAAACATTGGGGGGTCGCACGTGGAGGTTTTGGCGTTAACGCGCTGAAGCAAATGCGCCCTGATCTCGATCAGAAATTACTCGATAAATTGGGCGGCACCACCGGCCGTACAAAGCCTAAAGGATTACAGCTCATTTCTAAATAA
- a CDS encoding tyrosine-type recombinase/integrase: protein MSHVTIVKNFTNYLRFEKGCSSPTIEKYQFELRKYFTYLDSEKLAYSSVSHIDLRSYMYARAGNLKKPTYATILAILKSFYSFLHTEQIMEKNPTEKLLFPKQSRRDHLPHCLDVSEQSTLREMLVQTKRNFTNDRNRAIIAMFIYTGIRTSELCTLTRMHYSQTTSSITITRKGGKQQVIPLPKTLVTILEQFWLPWMAKISSEWFFSQKGGKPMNPRIIWHLVSKELKALQCNEQRKCGAHVLRHTFATNLVRKRAQLIEIQHLLGHSDVKMTQIYTHVSPESLRDTIQLLDE, encoded by the coding sequence ATGTCGCACGTCACGATCGTAAAAAATTTCACCAATTATTTACGTTTTGAAAAAGGGTGCTCGTCACCAACAATCGAAAAATACCAGTTCGAATTGCGGAAGTACTTCACGTATCTGGATTCAGAAAAACTGGCATATAGTTCCGTTTCACATATTGATTTAAGATCGTATATGTACGCTCGAGCAGGGAACTTAAAAAAGCCGACTTATGCGACTATTTTGGCAATTTTGAAATCATTCTATTCTTTTTTGCATACAGAACAAATAATGGAGAAAAACCCGACCGAAAAGTTATTATTTCCCAAGCAGTCAAGAAGAGATCACTTGCCACACTGTCTTGATGTATCGGAACAAAGTACCTTGCGCGAAATGCTGGTGCAGACCAAAAGAAACTTCACCAATGACCGGAATCGAGCGATAATCGCCATGTTCATATATACAGGGATACGAACGTCTGAGCTTTGTACGTTGACGAGAATGCACTATTCGCAAACAACTTCTTCCATTACGATTACTCGTAAAGGAGGCAAGCAACAGGTAATTCCGCTGCCCAAAACCCTTGTTACAATACTTGAGCAGTTTTGGCTGCCCTGGATGGCAAAAATATCATCAGAATGGTTTTTTTCGCAAAAAGGTGGCAAGCCGATGAACCCTCGTATTATTTGGCATCTCGTTTCAAAAGAACTGAAAGCGCTACAATGCAATGAACAACGCAAGTGCGGGGCGCACGTATTGCGCCATACGTTCGCAACAAATCTTGTTCGAAAAAGAGCGCAATTGATTGAAATTCAGCACCTACTTGGACATTCAGATGTAAAGATGACACAAATCTATACGCATGTTTCTCCGGAATCTTTGCGTGATACAATTCAATTGCTTGACGAATAG
- the ftsA gene encoding cell division protein FtsA, which yields MPREIAENTNIIVGLDIGTTKVCVVIAQVRSDNSINVIGTGRAESKGIRKGVVVNIDLTVEAIRKAVNEAELMAGVTVRDVFVSIGGSHIKGTNSRGVIAIKNREVREEDVVRVIESAKAVDIPLDRQILHVLPQEYIVDGQDSIKKPMGMSGVRLEVEVHIVTASRSSVENLVKSCNRAGLNISGIVLSQLATSHSVLSSDEKDLGVAVIDIGGGTTDMAIFVEGSIWHTCNIPFGGINITNDITIALRTPQKDAENIKIKHGSAYTCDELSSEIVEVPGVGGRDPRRLSKYVLSQIIGPRANEIFSAVNKEIQNAGFEDLIASGIVITGGACKMEGSQKAASKVFGTEVRIGSPTNFGGLVDVVSDLEYATAVGLVLYAWSENSSFYAENTSKREEPSRPGQSVTGKLKKLFGEFF from the coding sequence ATGCCAAGAGAAATCGCTGAAAACACAAACATTATCGTTGGACTTGACATTGGCACCACCAAAGTATGTGTTGTAATCGCACAGGTTCGCTCCGACAATTCCATCAATGTAATTGGCACTGGAAGAGCTGAATCAAAAGGGATTCGCAAAGGTGTCGTAGTCAACATTGACCTAACCGTAGAGGCTATCCGTAAAGCCGTTAACGAAGCTGAACTTATGGCTGGTGTGACGGTTCGTGATGTTTTTGTAAGCATTGGCGGTTCGCATATTAAAGGGACAAATTCACGTGGTGTTATTGCCATTAAGAATCGTGAAGTGCGTGAAGAAGATGTCGTTCGCGTCATCGAATCAGCTAAGGCCGTTGATATACCGCTTGACCGTCAGATCCTCCATGTGCTTCCACAGGAATATATCGTTGATGGACAAGACTCAATTAAAAAACCAATGGGGATGAGTGGTGTCCGCCTTGAGGTTGAAGTTCATATCGTTACGGCATCACGTAGTTCTGTCGAAAACCTCGTAAAAAGTTGCAACCGAGCAGGCTTAAATATCTCTGGAATTGTGCTCAGTCAATTGGCTACCTCTCACTCCGTACTCTCTTCTGACGAAAAGGATCTTGGCGTAGCGGTCATAGATATTGGTGGCGGCACGACAGATATGGCAATTTTTGTTGAAGGGAGCATTTGGCATACGTGTAATATTCCCTTTGGCGGGATCAACATAACAAATGATATCACGATCGCTCTTCGAACCCCGCAAAAAGATGCTGAAAATATAAAGATTAAACACGGAAGTGCGTATACTTGTGACGAGCTTTCAAGCGAAATTGTCGAAGTGCCCGGTGTTGGAGGAAGAGATCCGCGAAGGCTTTCGAAGTATGTATTGAGCCAGATAATCGGACCTCGTGCGAATGAAATTTTTAGCGCTGTCAATAAAGAGATTCAAAACGCGGGTTTTGAGGATTTGATTGCCAGTGGTATTGTAATAACGGGTGGCGCTTGCAAAATGGAAGGTAGTCAGAAAGCGGCGTCAAAAGTGTTTGGCACTGAAGTCCGTATCGGCTCACCAACTAACTTTGGTGGCCTTGTTGACGTAGTAAGTGATCTTGAATATGCTACTGCGGTTGGACTGGTGCTCTACGCATGGTCGGAAAATTCTTCTTTTTATGCGGAAAATACTTCCAAAAGAGAAGAGCCTTCGCGACCTGGCCAAAGTGTTACGGGGAAGTTAAAGAAGCTATTTGGTGAGTTTTTCTAG
- a CDS encoding cell division protein FtsQ/DivIB, giving the protein MDVKRQIITGIIATFFFGVFGFGFYWFYYQSAIFDLRAVELKNNHFVDEETIASLFTKYAGQDILSLDINTVAQEVSQIPWVKSVAIYRKYTGVLRVVLTEFRPGYKLRNDHGDVYYVSSDGYVMELLNNRLEQKLQYDNIQLPVIHSTYQQLSFRDIVTQTPLLYSIAQHLNEQLLSIYNLLIDKSGIVLANDWQRVYLGDQKFPDKVRTLKHLANNVLTPYQRYRVYLENGVVYIQEGVVDDAKRNR; this is encoded by the coding sequence GTGGATGTTAAGCGTCAAATTATTACTGGAATTATTGCAACATTCTTTTTTGGTGTCTTTGGGTTTGGTTTTTATTGGTTTTACTACCAAAGTGCCATTTTTGATCTCCGCGCGGTTGAGTTAAAAAACAACCATTTTGTTGACGAAGAAACTATTGCTTCGCTATTTACAAAATATGCCGGACAAGATATCCTTTCGCTCGATATCAATACTGTTGCTCAAGAGGTATCGCAAATTCCGTGGGTTAAGAGTGTAGCCATCTACCGTAAGTACACTGGAGTGCTGCGGGTGGTTTTAACGGAATTTAGACCGGGGTACAAGTTGCGCAATGATCACGGTGACGTGTATTATGTATCCTCTGATGGGTACGTAATGGAATTGCTCAACAACCGACTTGAACAAAAGCTGCAATATGACAACATACAGCTTCCTGTTATTCACTCAACGTACCAGCAGTTGTCATTCCGCGATATTGTTACGCAGACCCCGTTGCTCTATTCCATTGCACAACACCTTAATGAGCAACTTCTCAGTATTTACAATCTGCTTATAGATAAAAGCGGCATTGTTCTTGCTAATGATTGGCAGAGGGTTTATCTTGGTGATCAAAAATTCCCCGATAAGGTTCGCACATTGAAACATTTGGCAAATAACGTTCTTACTCCCTATCAGCGCTATAGAGTTTATTTAGAAAACGGTGTCGTTTATATTCAAGAAGGTGTGGTGGATGATGCCAAGAGAAATCGCTGA
- a CDS encoding D-alanine--D-alanine ligase family protein, with the protein MSVPSEVTVGLLMGGNSHEREVSLRSGAGIAQALREYNYRVIELDPSDPFFSSKLESIDIAYNTLHGSIGENGVIQGYFDMLGIPYTGTGVMGSGVSMDKDISKKVAIGCGMSTPNYFVYYQEQRDCHALPNTSPLGYPVVVKAACQGSSIGVEIVENDAQFQRAMDICFELDRKVLVEAYVKGYEVTVGFIGRTALPPVGIVPHERFYNYEAKYSQGKTQYDVPAQISSELCCSIQGQSQKLRRALDLQGCFRVDFIIVDEVAYFLEINTNPGMTATSLIPKAAGLAGISYAELVHRNILETLNKRGC; encoded by the coding sequence GGAAGTGACGGTTGGGCTGCTGATGGGTGGTAATTCTCATGAGCGTGAGGTTTCATTGCGAAGCGGTGCGGGTATTGCCCAGGCGCTACGCGAGTATAACTACCGAGTCATTGAGCTTGATCCGTCAGACCCGTTTTTTTCCAGTAAGTTAGAATCCATTGATATTGCTTATAACACTCTGCACGGTTCAATTGGTGAAAACGGCGTTATTCAAGGGTATTTCGATATGCTGGGCATCCCCTACACTGGCACTGGTGTGATGGGGAGTGGCGTGTCGATGGACAAGGATATTTCAAAAAAAGTTGCGATCGGCTGTGGCATGTCAACGCCCAATTATTTTGTATATTACCAAGAACAAAGGGATTGTCATGCTCTGCCGAACACGTCACCGCTGGGATATCCAGTCGTTGTAAAAGCGGCGTGTCAGGGTTCGAGTATCGGTGTTGAAATAGTTGAAAATGACGCACAGTTTCAGCGCGCAATGGATATTTGCTTTGAACTTGACAGGAAAGTACTTGTAGAAGCATATGTTAAAGGATATGAGGTGACGGTGGGCTTTATTGGGAGAACCGCCTTGCCTCCTGTTGGCATTGTTCCGCATGAGCGGTTTTATAATTATGAAGCGAAATATTCACAAGGAAAAACGCAATACGATGTTCCCGCGCAGATTTCCTCAGAATTATGTTGCAGTATTCAGGGTCAATCTCAGAAACTGCGCCGCGCACTCGATCTTCAGGGGTGTTTTCGCGTCGATTTTATTATCGTCGATGAAGTTGCCTATTTTCTGGAGATCAATACAAATCCGGGTATGACCGCAACAAGCTTAATTCCGAAAGCTGCAGGGTTGGCAGGAATAAGCTACGCCGAACTTGTACACCGTAACATACTGGAAACATTGAATAAACGTGGATGTTAA